DNA from Arthrobacter sp. FW305-BF8:
TCCGGCGGTTTCGCGTGTCTCCGGCGATTTCGATTCCCGCGTGCACGTCAGCCCGCCCGAAACCCCTTGCGTCACAACTGCACGCACGGAAGCATGGGGGCATGCTGACGATCGGAACGACTGTCCTCGGCGTCGACGACGTCGCCCGCGCCACCGCTTTCTGGTGCGACGCCCTCGGCTACATCCCCCGGGAGGACGGCGATGAAACGTGGGTGGTGCTCGTCCCGCAAAAGGGCGACGGCGCCCGGCTCGCCCTCATGCTCAGCGAGACTCCTGTGCAGTCCCATCCGCGCCTTCACCTGGACCTCTACGCCGACGACCAGGCAGCGGAGGTGGAACGGCTCGTCGAGCTCGGGGCAGCCAGGGTGGCCTGGGACTCGTATCCGGATGACCCGGACTTCATCGTGCTCGAAGACCCGGACGGAAACCGCTTCTGCGTCGTCGATGCGGCGGCCTGACCCCTCGAAAGGGACCACACGGAAGGACGCACCATGAATTTCTCGCCCGACTTCTCGCCCCGCACGGCCATCGTCACCGGCAGCGACTCCGGGATCGGCCGCGCCACCGCGGTGGCCCTGGCCGAGGCGGGACTGGACGTCGGTGTCACCTGGCACTCGGACCGGGACGGTGCCGAGCGGACGGCGGAGGAGGTCCGTGCAGCGGGCCGGAACGCGGTGGTCCGGCAGCTCGACACCACCGACCTCCTGGCGTGCGCCGGCGTCATCGAGGCCTTGGCAGAGGACCTGGGCGGCGTCGACGTGTTTGTCAACAACTCCGGCACGGGTGACGGCACCAAGTTCCTCGAGCTGAACTATGACACCTGGGCGAAGACCCTGGACACTAACCTCAACGGCGCCTTCCTCTGCATCCAGGCGGCAGCCCGCCGGATGGTCGACGCCGGGCGGGGCGGCCGCATCATCGCCGTCACGAGCGTCCACGAGACGCAGCCGCGGGTGGGCTCGTCGGCCTACGACGCGTCCAAGCATGGGCTGGGCGGGCTGATCAAGACCATTGCGCTGGAACTGGCCAGCCACGGCATCACCGCCAACTCGGTGGCCCCCGGCGAAATCGCGACGCCGATGACGGGCCAAGCCGATGAAGACCCCCGCACCAAGGACCGGCCCGGCGTTCCCCTCGGGCGGCCCGGCGATGCCCGGGAGGTGGCCGCGGTCATCGCGTTCCTTGCCTCTCCGGCGTCGAGCTACGTCACCGGGGCGTCATGGGCGGTCGACGGCGGGATGCTCCAGATGGGGCCGCAGGCCGGCTCGCACATCACCGGCCACGAGTGGCGCGAGCAGTAGGAGAAACGGAAAGCGGCTGGCGGGTGAGTCACCCGC
Protein-coding regions in this window:
- a CDS encoding VOC family protein, with the protein product MLTIGTTVLGVDDVARATAFWCDALGYIPREDGDETWVVLVPQKGDGARLALMLSETPVQSHPRLHLDLYADDQAAEVERLVELGAARVAWDSYPDDPDFIVLEDPDGNRFCVVDAAA
- a CDS encoding SDR family oxidoreductase, whose product is MNFSPDFSPRTAIVTGSDSGIGRATAVALAEAGLDVGVTWHSDRDGAERTAEEVRAAGRNAVVRQLDTTDLLACAGVIEALAEDLGGVDVFVNNSGTGDGTKFLELNYDTWAKTLDTNLNGAFLCIQAAARRMVDAGRGGRIIAVTSVHETQPRVGSSAYDASKHGLGGLIKTIALELASHGITANSVAPGEIATPMTGQADEDPRTKDRPGVPLGRPGDAREVAAVIAFLASPASSYVTGASWAVDGGMLQMGPQAGSHITGHEWREQ